CGCTTTCCTGGCCATTGATGAATCGCGCTTGCCATCTTCATCCTCGGCTGCTTTCTCTGGTGGGAGCAGTTCGATTTCATCTTCACTATAATGCTTGTCAACCATGCCTTGTCTTTCCCGCATCGATACGCCCTATTGATATGGGGAGAGGGGATGGGAAAGGCAAGCGGCGCGTGGCATGAGCGAGATTTTCGTATATTCCTTGCTTATGATTTTACAGATTTGGCATTCGGGGCTGGTATTGGTTTCAGCAATTCCTTGAAAAGTGATTTTGAGAGAGACGTGCAATGATAGAAGATTTCTCCTATTTCTGTTTCGAAGCTTCGATTGGTCTGGCTTTGATCAGCATCTTTTTGCCGATCTTTCTTGTGTGGCGGGCTGCCGGCATTTCTGTCTGCCTGTTTGTTTCGGCTCTCATTTTTGACAATCCCAGTGTTTCGTATCGCGATGATCCCGTCGGTGAGATGGGAATCTGGTTCATTCTGTTGTTTTTTGTCGGCTATGGTCTCTTGCTACTCATCCGATTTGGGATTGCTGCGGTTCGCAGTGATCTGGAGCTGAAGACCTTTGCAGGTCCACGAAATAGCTTCATGAATTGGGTCGATCTAGCTATGTTGGTGGTGTTGGGCGTGACTTTGGGTCTGTATCAGACCTTCTATCTGGCCAACACTCTTTCCGGTATGGATCTTGGCGTGAGGCTCGATATCGGCATTGCTATCGCTGCGGTTGTCGTGGCGGCCCTTTTTCTGCTCATATTAAAACGAAAATACTCTGCCGTTGTTTCGACGGCGTTTTTAACCCTGGCAGTTATTGCATTTGCGGGGTCTCTACAAGCCGACCGTATTTTTCGTTCGGCGGAGGCTTTCGCAAAAGGGAAGCCGTGGTGTTTGTCTGCCTCCGATAGCATCGGCAGGATCACGAGCATTGAGGAGCTGGGTTTCTTTTCTTTGCCCAAGGCCGATAGCGTATCTCATCTCAATTTGCTGATTCGGGACAGCTCAAAACCCTTGCTGGTTGCTCACTGGTCGGTCAGGAACCAAAATTTCGAGAATGCAAGCTGGGGCCGACCGGGAGTGGCCAGTTGTCATCCTGTCATCGATTTTGAAACTGTGCTCAAAAGCGGAACCATCAATCGCGACGCTTATGCGGTTGGGCAAAAGGTCTATTCCGTTCCGCAATCCTATCATCCTCGTGCCTACACGGATCGATTGGAACTGCTAAGTGACTTGCTGGTCAAGCGTGGCAGTCTCGAATTGAATTACGGTCTTCGAAGACCCCATTCATCCTACATCGACAAGACGCTTTCTGACATGCCAAGCCTTGAGGCCCTGAAATCTGGAACACTGCCTGAAAATGAAGGCGAACAGTACAAGGGCAAAGACGAGCAAAAGGAGAGGGATATTGTTATCGATTGCCGCAATGGATATGCGGCTGATGATGTCTGCTCTGTCCATGTCTACGAGAAGCAGAAATATTACAGGTTTACTTTGCTCCCAGACCAAATCCACCAATGGGCTGGTGCGACTGAAAGGGTAGAGAAACTGTTCAAGAGCTTACAAATGCAATAAGGAATGATTTGTTGAAAGTAATTCAATATCTTCAACATTTCAATCTTAATAATACAGATCTATCTTTGCCTCAACAAACAAACGCCGCAGGCTTGCGGCTCTTATGAGGACAAAAAAATGATCGACCTTTCTTCCAATATCCTTGGCGTTGCAGGCGCCGGTTCTGTTAGCGCAATTGCTCTTGCTGCCCTGTTGCTTCGAGTCGTACTCGGTGGCCTTTTCCTGGCTCACGCCTATCTTAAATATTTTATCTTCACGCCTAAAGGTGCCGCTGGTTACTTCGCATCCCTTGGTGTCCCAGGCTGGTTTGCTTATCTGACCATTGCAGCGGAAACCCTTGGCGGTGTTGCCTTGATCGTGGGTTTCCAGACCAGTCTTGTCGCTTTGTTCCTGATCCCTACCTTGCTGGGCGCTTCCATTCTCGCTCATGGTAAAAACGGTTTTTGGTTCACGAATGAAAATGGCGGCTGGGAATATCCTGCCTTCTGGACTGTAGCCTTGTTTGTTCAGGTTTTGCTTGGCGGTGGCGCATTGGCTCTGACTGCCTAACCTCTGAAGAACCAACCAACCTATTTATGAAACGGCACAACAAGAGCATTCTGACCCGTGCCTGGTCGCCGTTCCAACAAAAAGCCCGAAGCGATTGGCTTCGGGCTTTTTTGTGTCTGGCTATCAGCGCCGTGAAGTTTGGTTTTGCCAAACGCTGTTAGTGCCGGAAATGTCTCATTCCGGTCATGACCATGGAAAGGCCCGCTTCGTTGGCAGCGTCGATCACTTCCTGATCGCGCATGGAGCCGCCCGGCTGAATAACTGCGGTGGCACCCGCTTCTGCGGCAGCCAACAGGCCGTCGGCAAACGGGAAGAATGCATCGGAAGCAACCACGCAGCCTTTGGTGCGCGGTTCGGCAAGACCTTCTTCCCTGGCAGCGTCCTCTGCCTTCATGGCTGCAATGCGAGCCGAATCAACACGGCTCATCTGGCCCGCGCCAATGCCAACCGTTGCTCCGTCTTTTACATAAATGATGGCGTTGGATTTGACATGCTTGCAAACCTGGAAAGCGAACTTGAGGTCTGTCATTTCCTGATCCGATGGCTGACGTTCGGTGGCAACCTTGAGATCGAGATCGGCAATATTGCCGTTGTCGCGGTTCTGCACCAGCAGGCCACCGGAAACAGATTTGACGGTTACACCTTCCTCCCGTGGATCAGCCAGACCGCCGGTCAGCAACAGACGCAGGTTTTTCTTTTTGGCAACCAGTGCTTTGGCACCTTCGGTAGCGTCGGGCGCGATGATCACTTCGGTGAAGATTTTAGTGATTTCGGTTGCGGCTTCTTCGTCAAGAGTGCCGTTCAAAGCAACAATACCGCCGAAGGCTGAAACAGGGTCGCAAGCGAGAGCCTTTTCGTAAGCTTCCTTGAGGGTGGAGCCAAGTGCTGCGCCGCATGGGTTGGCGTGCTTGATAATGGCGACTGCTGGAGAAATTGCCGGGTCGAACTCGCAAACCAGCTCGAAAGCTGCATCGGTGTCGTTGATGTTGTTATAGGAGAGCTGTTTGCCCTGCACCTGTGTTGCGGTAGCAACGCCGGGGCGGGAAGAGGCAGTTTTGTAGAAACCTGCCTTCTGGTGCGGGTTTTCACCATAACGCATCACTTCGGCCAATTCGCCACCAAAGGCGCGGAAGGTTGGCGATTCGATTTCCAGCTCTTTCGCGAACCAGCCTGAAATGGCCGCATCATAGGCGGCTGTGCGAGCGTAGGCTTTGGCTGCGAACTTCTTGCGCACTTCATAGGTAATGCCGCCCTTTTCCTCGATCTGGGCAAGGATTTCAGCATAGTCAGCCGGGTCAACCAGAGTGGTGACGAAGGCATGGTTTTTGGCAGCCGCGCGGATCATGGCCGGGCCGCCGATGTCGATATTCTCAACGGTGGTGGCATAATCTGCACCTTTAAGGATGGTTTCCTCAAATGGATAGAGATTGACCACCAGCAGGTCGATTTCCGGAATGCCATGCTCTTTCATTGCTGCGGTGTGAGCTTTAACAGAGCGAGCCCCCAGAAGGCCGCCGTGAACACGAGGGTGCAAGGTTTTGACGCGCCCATCCATGATTTCCGGAAACTCGGTAATTTCGGAAATGTCTTTGACCGGAATACCTGCATCTGCAATGGTTTTGCAGGTTCCGCCGGTAGAAACCAGCTCGACACCCTTGTCGGCCAATGCCTTGGCAAAGTCGACAATGCCTGTTTTATCGGAAACGGAGATGAGGGCACGCTTGACGGAAACTACTTCCGGCGCGGTTACGGAAAGAGGAGCTACGGACATCGGTCATCCTGCTACGTTTGATGTGGGAAATTTCGCCCTTGCGATAGCACGAATTGCGTGTGAGGGAAACAACCCATTTAGCACAAAAAGGCATCAATGTGTTGACATTTTGGCATCAATATAGTCGTGCTCATTGAGGCGCGACAGCGACACGCTCGAAATACCAGTTGACGGTGGGTATATGGCTGGCATGGCCATAGATGACAAGCTGAGAGGTTTTGCGAATGCCGTGAATATCGGAAAGATAGACGCTTTCCTCGATATCCGGATCAATTTCCTTGGAACTGAACCGCCAGATTTCGCCATTGGACAGGCCAAGATAGACAAAGTCCTTGTCTTCGGAAAATTCAATTTCAATTGAAGGATGCAGGTGGAACCGGATGGCAAAACTGTCTTGCCCTCTGGTGATGCCCTTGCCGATTGATTCCATTTCATCGCGGCCATCAAGGCGCCGGCCATCAATGGCAAGCCAAATCTGACGACTGTGATGGATGCCAAATTCCGGTCCATAGCAATCATGGCCCGCATGGATGGTTTCCTGTCCGCGTTCCAGAAAGCGCTCATACTTCACCTGGCAATCTCCGCTCAGGAGTGGCTTGCCACTAAGGTCAAAACTTGATGGAGAGATTCGGCAGGTCGAGTGGTCCTGCACAGTGAGCGTCGAGTGGGCGGCTGTGCTTCTTGCCAGCTCGCGCCAGCCTTCATGTTGTGGGGCTGGCGTGCCGCAATTGACAACAATTGGAGACCTGCCCGAGCTCATTTCAAAAGAGAGCGTGCCGG
This window of the uncultured Cohaesibacter sp. genome carries:
- a CDS encoding DoxX family protein, coding for MIDLSSNILGVAGAGSVSAIALAALLLRVVLGGLFLAHAYLKYFIFTPKGAAGYFASLGVPGWFAYLTIAAETLGGVALIVGFQTSLVALFLIPTLLGASILAHGKNGFWFTNENGGWEYPAFWTVALFVQVLLGGGALALTA
- the purH gene encoding bifunctional phosphoribosylaminoimidazolecarboxamide formyltransferase/IMP cyclohydrolase, with product MSVAPLSVTAPEVVSVKRALISVSDKTGIVDFAKALADKGVELVSTGGTCKTIADAGIPVKDISEITEFPEIMDGRVKTLHPRVHGGLLGARSVKAHTAAMKEHGIPEIDLLVVNLYPFEETILKGADYATTVENIDIGGPAMIRAAAKNHAFVTTLVDPADYAEILAQIEEKGGITYEVRKKFAAKAYARTAAYDAAISGWFAKELEIESPTFRAFGGELAEVMRYGENPHQKAGFYKTASSRPGVATATQVQGKQLSYNNINDTDAAFELVCEFDPAISPAVAIIKHANPCGAALGSTLKEAYEKALACDPVSAFGGIVALNGTLDEEAATEITKIFTEVIIAPDATEGAKALVAKKKNLRLLLTGGLADPREEGVTVKSVSGGLLVQNRDNGNIADLDLKVATERQPSDQEMTDLKFAFQVCKHVKSNAIIYVKDGATVGIGAGQMSRVDSARIAAMKAEDAAREEGLAEPRTKGCVVASDAFFPFADGLLAAAEAGATAVIQPGGSMRDQEVIDAANEAGLSMVMTGMRHFRH